A single Tachypleus tridentatus isolate NWPU-2018 chromosome 9, ASM421037v1, whole genome shotgun sequence DNA region contains:
- the LOC143227285 gene encoding uncharacterized protein LOC143227285, with translation MKCLILIGCLFLMAVVALPRTKRAAYELPAGAEFIVGQIKTTFSCAGLHSGYYADVDNYCQIFHICHPQTLADGTLEVGHWSFFCGNQTIFNQMSFTCAFPEEAVPCRRAPEFYYLNNNIGVENAPFLTDDDVARAYEAIRSQ, from the exons ATGAAGTGTCTCATTCTTATTG GCTGCCTATTTCTGATGGCTGTTGTTGCCTTACCTCGG ACAAAACGTGCAGCCTACGAACTTCCGGCTGGAGCCGAGTTCATTGTCGGACAAATTAAAACCACCTTCTCCTGTGCTGGTCTCCACTCTGGATACTACGCTGATGTTGACAACTACTGTCAGATCTTCCACATCTGCCACCCACAGACTCTCGCTGATGGAACCTTAGAAGTTGGACATTGGAGCTTCTTCTGTGGTAACCAGACCATCTTCAACCAGATGAGCTTCACATGTGCTTTCCCTGAGGAGGCCGTGCCCTGTAGAAGGGCTCCAGAGTTCTACTATCTTAACAACAACATTGGGGTCGAGAATGCTCCCTTCTTGACAGACGATGACGTAGCTAGAGCTTACGAAGCCATCAGATCACAGTAA